The following are from one region of the Pseudodesulfovibrio sp. JC047 genome:
- a CDS encoding BCCT family transporter has protein sequence MNTKSLSTQYCSDSISNKELNGIVFWTPFSLITLSVIIGLIFPDIFGAVVTTGQTFILKNFSWLFSITGLFCLVLIGIAFFSQFGNVVIGGKKAKPVLSKWQWFSITLCTTIAINILFWPIVEPLQDMLAPPLALGFEANTYGAAKFSLASMYMNWGLVPYSINALPALVFAICYYNLKRPFSLGSILYPLLGERANGGLGKVVDIISLYALALGMGTSLGTGVLMLSGGLSKLFPAIESSPKTWGILIIIVMTICIVSSVSGLMKGMRILSELNAKLLFGLMAIVFIVGPTVFILDFSVESFGSFVAHFFERCLFTDSFRVDSWPQKWTVFSFANYMIWAPISALFLGRISKGYTVKEFISVNVLLPMVCVFIHASVFSSTAIWQQLVGGIDLQGSIATGIDEAVYILLGSLPLAHFIIPVFLFAVFISFITAADSTTNAMASLTTKNLSVTNQEAPPALKVAWGVMIGTLAFIMLAFSGLDGMKTLTYLGGAPITLVIIGSAFSLIKLIQMQKESDLLQ, from the coding sequence TTGAATACAAAGAGCCTTTCAACCCAATACTGTAGTGATTCGATATCGAATAAAGAACTGAATGGAATTGTTTTTTGGACACCATTTTCGCTCATTACTCTTTCTGTGATTATAGGACTTATTTTTCCAGATATATTCGGTGCAGTTGTTACAACGGGTCAAACATTCATTTTAAAAAATTTTAGTTGGCTTTTTTCAATTACAGGATTGTTCTGCTTGGTATTGATAGGCATCGCCTTTTTTTCTCAGTTTGGTAACGTTGTTATTGGTGGTAAAAAAGCCAAACCTGTATTGAGTAAATGGCAGTGGTTCTCCATAACACTGTGTACCACTATCGCCATCAATATCTTGTTCTGGCCCATCGTCGAACCGCTCCAGGATATGCTCGCCCCTCCGTTGGCTCTCGGATTTGAAGCAAATACCTATGGAGCCGCAAAATTTTCGCTCGCATCCATGTATATGAACTGGGGATTGGTTCCCTATTCCATCAACGCTCTTCCCGCACTCGTTTTCGCCATTTGTTATTATAATTTGAAGCGACCCTTCAGCCTTGGGTCCATTCTCTATCCCCTTCTTGGTGAACGGGCGAACGGCGGTTTGGGCAAGGTCGTGGACATCATTTCACTGTACGCCCTGGCATTGGGCATGGGCACGTCCCTCGGAACCGGAGTCCTGATGCTGTCCGGTGGGCTTTCAAAACTTTTTCCGGCCATTGAGAGTTCTCCGAAGACCTGGGGAATCCTTATCATCATTGTCATGACGATTTGTATTGTCTCGTCTGTCAGCGGCCTGATGAAAGGGATGCGGATTTTGTCCGAACTCAATGCCAAGTTGCTGTTCGGCCTGATGGCCATCGTGTTCATTGTGGGACCAACGGTGTTCATTCTCGATTTCAGTGTCGAATCCTTTGGGTCCTTTGTGGCGCATTTCTTTGAACGGTGTTTGTTCACGGATTCATTTCGTGTGGACTCCTGGCCGCAGAAATGGACCGTGTTTTCTTTTGCCAACTACATGATTTGGGCACCTATCTCCGCATTGTTTCTTGGTCGGATTTCCAAGGGCTACACCGTCAAGGAATTCATTTCCGTCAATGTGCTGTTGCCCATGGTCTGCGTGTTCATCCATGCGTCTGTCTTCAGCAGTACCGCTATCTGGCAACAACTTGTGGGCGGCATCGATTTGCAGGGCAGCATTGCCACCGGCATTGATGAGGCCGTGTATATCCTTCTTGGAAGTTTGCCTTTGGCCCATTTTATCATCCCCGTGTTTCTTTTTGCGGTTTTTATTTCCTTTATTACGGCTGCGGATTCCACCACCAACGCCATGGCTTCCCTGACCACAAAGAACCTTTCGGTGACCAATCAGGAGGCTCCGCCTGCCCTGAAGGTCGCCTGGGGCGTGATGATCGGGACGTTGGCATTCATCATGTTGGCCTTTTCAGGCCTTGATGGAATGAAAACGCTGACTTATTTGGGTGGAGCACCTATCACACTTGTGATAATTGGTTCTGCGTTTTCTTTGATAAAACTCATTCAGATGCAGAAAGAATCGGATCTTCTGCAATAG